TATCtcataaatgatttgtttttagtgttccaaagggaTTGGAAACGAAGTGAGACTACATTGAAAGATGGGTCCTGGAGCGGTCTTGATACAGGAAGGTAGTTATCTCCTGCCACAGCTCCACAGAGAAGGTGGGTGTGTTttcgttgtagtctgggggcggagcttgcattacagactcttcctggagggagctgttggcatcgatcttacgtcagcacatttccacccgctcgttttcgtgggtatgggaggggctgctgcagacagagcaggtttttacaggattactcttaaatgcatgaacggatcaaaataccgctttggggttctttatagagaggaatgaacagtaaaatgcatttaaaacctcaataagtagaattttcatggtagggcccctttaaaatacAATAACTGTTACTTCCAAAATGGACATTACAGAAACAACTTGTCAATCTGTATTAAAAtttaagatgttaaaaaacaagTGATTTGGTGCATGAAAGAGCCAATAACTTATTCATGTTTTCAGGTTGCTCGGTGTGGACAGAGTGGTGATCTATAACACCAGCTGTGGTCCAGACCTGGAACGTCTTTTACAACGTTACAGCCAGGAGGGTTTTGTTGAAATGGTTCCATGGCCCATTGACAAATTCCTGAAACTGACCAGGGGGTGGAGATTTACAGTAAATGGAGGAGACTTGCAATACTTTGGACAGCTCGTCACCCTTAATGAATGCATGTATCGGTCCATGGAGCGTTTACGCTACGTCCTGTTGAATGATATAGATGAGATTATAATGCCGTATAAACATGACGACCTGGTCTCTCTGATGAACACGCTGGAACCACAACATCCAAATGTAAGTCATCTTGAAGGGAAAATATATCTATGTGCTTCACGGTTTAACtctcatccattttcttgttcTTTAGGTTGGAGAGTTCCTTATTGAGAACCACATTTTTCCGTATAAACACTTTGAACCAAGTGGGAGGTTTAATCTTTCCCAGTGGGAGAAGGTTCCAGGAATTAACATTCTGGAGCACATCTACAGAGAAGACCCTGACAGAAGTGTATACCATCCCCACAAGATGATCGTTAGGCCGAAGTATTTAAATAttaccaattttttttgttgaaaaatagaaagggttttgttaaaagtaaaatttcatGAATTTCGATTTCTGTATTTCAGGTTGATAGAGCAGACGTCAGTCCATGAAGTCCTCAGGAGGTTTGGAGAACGTTACAAAGTTCCACTGGACGTCTGTCGCATTATTCACGTTCGTGTAGCCCTGCGGGGACATTTGAAGTTGGAGGAGCTTAATGAAGACAAACGACTTTGGGACTTTCAGGAAAAATTGATTCCTAATGTGGACGAGGCACTGAAGAGAGCAGGACTGATTCCAGcggaagaacaaaacaaactctAAATAACAACGTTTTTCAATAAAGTACTTGATATAATAGCACAAAACAAGAACTAAGGGATTTAAAAACGTTGA
The genomic region above belongs to Oryzias melastigma strain HK-1 linkage group LG22, ASM292280v2, whole genome shotgun sequence and contains:
- the LOC112143380 gene encoding uncharacterized protein LOC112143380; translated protein: MNVKTGNTNCLQKANFVLFIYTVLMIILIYIMTTEKTTTVTSPISKLQEKTDIYPVPISEESITPIKNTKHLLVSAFMDQRIKGFDIRIIGIFKRDSIQPLHCSFCCGSVFNQTTPAIILPHSDNFGYPYTATDVLCPLPKNCDASHVTLLTKPSANASEHTFIPVRNKIKKTRFSFTVCISNLFGDYNNVLQFTQTLEMYKLLGVDRVVIYNTSCGPDLERLLQRYSQEGFVEMVPWPIDKFLKLTRGWRFTVNGGDLQYFGQLVTLNECMYRSMERLRYVLLNDIDEIIMPYKHDDLVSLMNTLEPQHPNVGEFLIENHIFPYKHFEPSGRFNLSQWEKVPGINILEHIYREDPDRSVYHPHKMIVRPKLIEQTSVHEVLRRFGERYKVPLDVCRIIHVRVALRGHLKLEELNEDKRLWDFQEKLIPNVDEALKRAGLIPAEEQNKL